The Anguilla anguilla isolate fAngAng1 chromosome 4, fAngAng1.pri, whole genome shotgun sequence genome has a window encoding:
- the LOC118224514 gene encoding 5-hydroxytryptamine receptor 3A-like isoform X1, which yields MSSLWGCLLTAACFLLSAPLNASHLSCRKGHSGPTYESLQTVFDRKPFRPVVNLSNPTITNISFTLYAVLGVNEKQQILTTFLWLRLYWHHEFLVWDPEECDGVSKISLPVTDLWTPDIIVYEFVDDDVSQNCPYVYVNHTGHIRYDRMLRIVSACNLEIYTFPFDIQNCSLTFGSYMHTIKDVRVTPALSFEEISGNSKRYLEASGEWELVIIEGNAGILQFGIDEWDIITFWVVIKRRPILYVVNLLIPSSFLMIIDILSFYLPPHSVDRASFKMTLILGYTVFLLIMNDLLPSTANGTPIIGIYFSVCLALMVISLLETVIITNVLHHNSMKYRPVPRWVQVLVLGYIGRLICYTKPEDEARATPKSESTGPWVSQPCTPAQTPAINGHVSSLGAGVAAPLPSAIPELKQICQDLSLMRSHLTSLQKETEIQDEWCHVGYIMDFLLFRIYLLLISLYAMVIICMWCIWFNQ from the exons ATGAGCAGCCTGTGGGGCTGTCTGCTAACTGCAGCTTGTTTTCTGCTATCTG CGCCTCTGAACGCGAGTCATCTCTCCTGCAGAAAGGGTCACAGTGGCCCTACCTACGAGTCCTTACAGACTGTGTTTGACAGGAAGCCTTTCCGTCCTGTAGTGAACCTCAGTAACCCCACCATCACCAACATATCCTTCACTCTGTACGCTGTGCTGGGCGTG AATGAGAAGCAACAGATTCTCACCACCTTCCTCTGGCTTAGACTG TACTGGCATCACGAGTTTCTAGTGTGGGACCCAGAGGAGTGCGATGGAGTCAGCAAgatttcacttcctgtcacagaTCTCTGGACACCTGACATCATTGTTTATGAGTT cgtgGATGATGACGTGTCTCAGAACTGCCCGTACGTCTACGTTAATCACACCGGCCACATCCGCTATGACAGGATGTTACGAATCGTCAGCGCATGCAATCTGGAGATCTATACCTTTCCCTTCGACATCCAGAACTGTTCGCTCACCTTCGGATCCTACATGCACACCA TCAAGGACGTCCGTGTCACTCCGGCCCTGTCCTTTGAGGAAATCTCTGGGAATTCCAAGCGTTACCTGGAGGCCAGTGGGGAATGGGAGCTGGTGATCATCGAAGGCAATGCGGGAATCCTGCAGTTTGGGATTGATGAGTGGGACATCATCACTTTCTGG GTGGTGATAAAGAGGCGGCCTATCCTGTATGTGGTGAATCTGCTGATCCCAAGCTCCTTCCTGATGATCATTGACATCCTGTCCTTCTACCTGCCTCCTCACAGCGTTGACCGCGCCTCCTTCAAGATGACCCTCATCCTGGGCTACACCGTCTTCCTCCTCATCATGAACGACCTGCTGCCCAGCACAGCTAATGGCACACCCATCATTG GAATCTATTTCTCAGTATGTCTGGCTCTCATGGTGATCAGCCTACTGGAGACCGTCATCATCACCAACGTGCTCCACCACAACTCCATGAAGTACCGCCCGGTGCCAAGGTGGGTACAGGTGCTGGTTTTGGGGTACATCGGCCGTCTCATCTGCTACACCAAACCTGAGGATGAAGCACGAGCCACCCCGAAATCTGAGAGCACAGGGCCCTGGGTCTCCCAACCTtgcacaccagcacagaccccaGCCATTAATGGCCACG TGTCCTCCCTGGGAGCAGGAGTGGCTGCCCCTCTTCCCTCTGCCATTCCGGAGCTGAAGCAGATCTGCCAGGACCTCAGTCTGATGCGCAGCCATCTTACGTCCCTGCAGAAGGAGACAGAGATACAGGACGAGTGGTGTCACGTGGGCTACATCATGGACTTCCTGCTCTTCCGCATTTATCTGCTGCTAATCTCACTGTACGCCATGGTAATCATCTGCATGTGGTGCATCTGGTTCAACCAGTGA
- the LOC118225144 gene encoding 5-hydroxytryptamine receptor 3A-like, translating into MWKIMNCSRPDAESLFVALEEVLGRTALRPVHSLSTPTNVSIELTIFGILGVEWEMETVKWDPLQCGASRISLPRTMLWTPDILINEFMDEDTSPDAPYVYLKHTGHVFDDRPVRVVSSCTLDIYAFPFDVQNCSLTFGSYLHVASDIQVALGRNVSDALQESRRVLRAAGEWELLDLTATDSTLHTSHSQYHEVVFYVVLRRRATLYVVNLLVPSCFLITVDLFSFLLPPQSVDRSSFKMTLILGYTVFLLIMNDLLPITGNRTPLINVFFSICLALMVGSLLETVLITNILYSSSQYPSVPRWIRVIVLQYLARLVCLYQKPSNRVTVILNPAAQGPHELQGPKGNGHSYEQLILQELRRLSADLLAIRLKMDKSQQGSQNAEEWVQIGNVIDRLLFCLYLVFISVSFITIIMIWAHWHNQ; encoded by the exons ATGTGGAAGATAA TGAACTGCTCCCGGCCGGATGCAGAGTCCCTGTTTGTTGCCTTGGAGGAGGTTCTCGGCAGGACTGCCCTCCGACCCGTCCACAGCCTATCAACACCCACTAATGTCAGCATCGAGCTCACAATCTTCGGCATTCTGGGAGTG GAGTGGGAGATGGAGACTGTGAAGTGGGACCCCTTACAGTGTGGAGCCTCCAGAATTTCATTACCCAGAACAATGTTGTGGACCCCAGACATTCTCATCAATGAATT TATGGATGAAGACACATCCCCAGACGCACCCTATGTGTATCTGAAGCACACTGGTCATGTGTTTGACGACCGGCCGGTCAGGGTGGTCAGCTCCTGCACACTGGACATCTACGCCTTTCCCTTTGATGTGCAGAACTGCTCTCTCACCTTCGGTTCCTACTTGCATGTTG CCTCAGACATACAGGTGGCCCTGGGCAGGAATGTGTCGGATGCTCTGCAGGAGTCTCGCAGGGTTCTCCGTGCGGCGGGGGAGTGGGAGCTGCTGGACCTCACGGCCACGGACAGCACCCTCCACACATCCCACTCACAATACCACGAAGTTGTTTTCTAC GTAGTTCTGAGGCGCAGGGCCACCCTGTATGTGGTGAACCTGCTAGTGCCCAGCTGCTTCCTTATCACAGTGGACCTCTTCAGcttcctcctgcccccccagaGTGTGGACCGCTCCTCCTTCAAGATGACCCTCATCCTGGGCTACACCGTCTTCCTGCTCATCATGAACGACCTGCTGCCCATCACCGGCAACAGGACACCCCTGATAA aTGTGTTCTTCTCTATCTGTCTGGCTCTGATGGTGGGTAGTCTCCTGGAGACAGTTCTGATCACCAACATCCTGTACAGTTCCAGTCAGTACCCTTCGGTCCCTCGATGGATCCGCGTGATAGTCCTGCAGTACCTGGCCCGACTCGTCTGTCTGTACCAAAAACCCAGCAACCGTGTCACCGTCATACTCAACCCTGCTGCTCAAG GGCCCCATGAGCTGCAGGGGCCCAAAGGGAACGGACACAGCTATGAGCAGCTGATCCTGCAGGAGCTGAGGAGGCTGAGTGCAGACCTGCTGGCCATCCGGCTCAAGATGGATAAAAGCCAGCAAGGCAGTCAGAACGCAGAGGAGTGGGTTCAGATCGGCAACGTCATCGACCGCCTGCTTTTCTGCCTTTACCTAGTCTTCATCAGCGTTAgcttcatcaccatcatcatgaTCTGGGCACACTGGCACAACCAGTAA
- the LOC118224514 gene encoding 5-hydroxytryptamine receptor 3A-like isoform X2, producing the protein MSSLWGCLLTAACFLLSAPLNASHLSCRKGHSGPTYESLQTVFDRKPFRPVVNLSNPTITNISFTLYAVLGVNEKQQILTTFLWLRLYWHHEFLVWDPEECDGVSKISLPVTDLWTPDIIVYEFVDDDVSQNCPYVYVNHTGHIRYDRMLRIVSACNLEIYTFPFDIQNCSLTFGSYMHTIKDVRVTPALSFEEISGNSKRYLEASGEWELVIIEGNAGILQFGIDEWDIITFWVVIKRRPILYVVNLLIPSSFLMIIDILSFYLPPHSVDRASFKMTLILGYTVFLLIMNDLLPSTANGTPIIGIYFSVCLALMVISLLETVIITNVLHHNSMKYRPVPRWVQVLVLGYIGRLICYTKPEDEARATPKSESTGPWVSQPCTPAQTPAINGHGVAAPLPSAIPELKQICQDLSLMRSHLTSLQKETEIQDEWCHVGYIMDFLLFRIYLLLISLYAMVIICMWCIWFNQ; encoded by the exons ATGAGCAGCCTGTGGGGCTGTCTGCTAACTGCAGCTTGTTTTCTGCTATCTG CGCCTCTGAACGCGAGTCATCTCTCCTGCAGAAAGGGTCACAGTGGCCCTACCTACGAGTCCTTACAGACTGTGTTTGACAGGAAGCCTTTCCGTCCTGTAGTGAACCTCAGTAACCCCACCATCACCAACATATCCTTCACTCTGTACGCTGTGCTGGGCGTG AATGAGAAGCAACAGATTCTCACCACCTTCCTCTGGCTTAGACTG TACTGGCATCACGAGTTTCTAGTGTGGGACCCAGAGGAGTGCGATGGAGTCAGCAAgatttcacttcctgtcacagaTCTCTGGACACCTGACATCATTGTTTATGAGTT cgtgGATGATGACGTGTCTCAGAACTGCCCGTACGTCTACGTTAATCACACCGGCCACATCCGCTATGACAGGATGTTACGAATCGTCAGCGCATGCAATCTGGAGATCTATACCTTTCCCTTCGACATCCAGAACTGTTCGCTCACCTTCGGATCCTACATGCACACCA TCAAGGACGTCCGTGTCACTCCGGCCCTGTCCTTTGAGGAAATCTCTGGGAATTCCAAGCGTTACCTGGAGGCCAGTGGGGAATGGGAGCTGGTGATCATCGAAGGCAATGCGGGAATCCTGCAGTTTGGGATTGATGAGTGGGACATCATCACTTTCTGG GTGGTGATAAAGAGGCGGCCTATCCTGTATGTGGTGAATCTGCTGATCCCAAGCTCCTTCCTGATGATCATTGACATCCTGTCCTTCTACCTGCCTCCTCACAGCGTTGACCGCGCCTCCTTCAAGATGACCCTCATCCTGGGCTACACCGTCTTCCTCCTCATCATGAACGACCTGCTGCCCAGCACAGCTAATGGCACACCCATCATTG GAATCTATTTCTCAGTATGTCTGGCTCTCATGGTGATCAGCCTACTGGAGACCGTCATCATCACCAACGTGCTCCACCACAACTCCATGAAGTACCGCCCGGTGCCAAGGTGGGTACAGGTGCTGGTTTTGGGGTACATCGGCCGTCTCATCTGCTACACCAAACCTGAGGATGAAGCACGAGCCACCCCGAAATCTGAGAGCACAGGGCCCTGGGTCTCCCAACCTtgcacaccagcacagaccccaGCCATTAATGGCCACG GAGTGGCTGCCCCTCTTCCCTCTGCCATTCCGGAGCTGAAGCAGATCTGCCAGGACCTCAGTCTGATGCGCAGCCATCTTACGTCCCTGCAGAAGGAGACAGAGATACAGGACGAGTGGTGTCACGTGGGCTACATCATGGACTTCCTGCTCTTCCGCATTTATCTGCTGCTAATCTCACTGTACGCCATGGTAATCATCTGCATGTGGTGCATCTGGTTCAACCAGTGA